AAGCTTGGCCATTCGGAAATCGAAAAGCTGTTCGGACGGCGGTAGCCGCGTCCCATTGCAGACCGATGGTCTTCTGTTAGCCTCCGCTGCGAACGGGGGTGTTCATGCGTTTTCTGTTGCCCAAGCGTCTCGATGGCTGGCGCATGTTCCTCGGCGAGGTGACCGTCATCGTGCTCGGCGTGGCGATCGCGCTCGGCGCCCAGCAACTGGTCGAGGACGCGCACTGGCGCAGCGCCACGCGGGAGGCGGTCGCGGGCATGACTGCCGATGCGCTGGGGGAGCGTGGCGCGATCATCGCCCGGTATCAGCAGCGCCATTGCATCGATCGTCGCCTGAACGATCTCGCCACCTTGTTTGCGCGCCACGATCGCGGCCAGCCGATCGGCCCGATCAACCGCGTCGGCCGGCCGTTCTACAGCTTCGGCAGCGCGCCGTCGTGGGAGGTGGCGGTGGCCGACGGATCGGTAGCGCGCCTGAGCTTCGACCAGCGGCAGAAGTTTGCCAATGCGTTCGACATTTACGAGGCCTTCGCCGAACAGATGTGGGAGGAGAAGCGTGCTTGGCAGCAGCTGCAGATGCTCAACCACGTCGCGAGCTTCACCCCCGCCGACTGGTCGGAGGCGCGTTTGGCCTTCATCCTGGCGAACGATTTCCAGACCAGTTTCCGGATCACGATCCCGCAATATCTCGCGGAGTTTCGCGTATTCGGGCCGGGCGGCCCCGAAGCGCAAGGCAATGCCCAAAACCGCTTCACGACCGAGTTGTGCAAACCGCTGTTCGCCACGGCATCGCCCTAGCCGGGGGGCACGGCCTCACGCCTCATCACCTTGTTACCCGGCGCTGCGCTCTTTAGGGGAAGCGCCGCCATGAACATCGACCTCATCCCCGTCGGCGACGACCCGCCCAACAGCGTCAACGTCATCATCGAAGTCCCGGTCGGCGGCGAGCCCGTGAAATATGAATTCGACAAGGCGTCGGGCGCCTTGTTCGTCGACCGCATCCTTCACACGCCAATGCGCTATCCGGCGAATTACGGCTTCATTCCGCACACGCTCTCGCTCGACGGCGATCCGATCGACGCACTGGTGATCGCGCGCTCGCCCTTCGTTCCGGGCTGCGTGGTGCGCGCCCGGCCGATCGGCGTCCTCAACCTCGAGGACGAGCATGGCGGGGACGAGAAATTGATCTGCGTCCCGGTCGACTCCACCTTTCCTTATTACTCGGACATCGGCGAGCAAAAGGATCTGCCTTCAATCATCCTCCAGCAGATCGAGCATTTCTTCACCCATTACAAAGACTTGGAGGAAGAGAAATGGGTGCGCGTCGGCCGCTGGGGCGATGCCGATGAAGCTCGGCGCCTGCTGACGGAAGCGATCGCACGCGCCAAGGCCAATCCGTCGCACGGCGGTTGATTCAGCGGGCCGCGACTTGTGCGAGGATTCCTGCTAATAACATCGCCGTAGCGAGGAGCCGGGCCATGCAGGACAACGATCGCGTTTATTGTGCGCAACGTGCCGCCGAGGAGCAGGTGCTTGCCGCCGCGGCCCGCGATCCCGGCGTGGCCGAGGCCCATCGCAAGATGCAGCGCGCCTATCTCGAACGCGCAAGCGTCGGAGCGCGGCCGATGATGGCGAGCGAGACCGTCGGTTAGGGTTCAGACCTAGTCTGGCTTGGCCGACAGCTTGCGATAGGCCGCCTCGATCGGCGTTTCGCGGGCGTCGCGCCGCGCGGCCTTCAATCGCGGGTACGCCGCCAGTTCCTCCTCCTGAAGCGCATCGGCGAACTTGCCCGCGCGGACTTCGCCCAGCACGTCGCGCATGCGCGTCCGCACACCCTCGTCGATGATTCGACGTCCGCCCAACGTCGCTCCTAGCTCGGCGGTATTTGAGATCGCCTCGCGCATGCCCGCGATTCCACGAGCTTCGATCAGGTCGGCGAGCAGCTTGAGTTCGCCGACGCATTCCAGATAGGCGATCTCGGGCTTGACCCCGCCTTCGACCAAGGTTTCGAAGCCGGCGACCAGCAATTCGGGAACGGCGCCCCAAACCACCGCCTGTTCGTTAAAGAGGTCGGCTTCGGCCTCTTCGGCAAAGGTGGAATGAATCAGGCCCGCACGACCGCAACCGATGGCGCGTCCATAAGCCAAGGCGATCTTGCGGGCTTTGGGCCGGGCATTTTCGGGGACCGCCCACAAAGCGATCATCCCGCGGCCGTCCTTGTATAGGGAGCGCAACGCCGTGCCCGGTCCCTTCGGCGCGACCAGGAAGATGTCGAGGTCGCCGCGCGGTTTGACGAAACCGAATCGGATCGACAGGCCATGACTGAAGCCAAGCGCTGCGCCCTGCCGAAGGCGCGGCTCGATCGCTCGATAGAGTTCGCCGTGAATTTCGTCCGGAGCCAGCAGCATGACGATATCCGCGCTGGCGACCGCCTCGTCGACCAGCTCGACCTCCAGGCCCAACGTCTCCGCGACGGCCGCGTTAAGCGAGCTGGGCCTGAGACCCACGACCACATTGATCCCGCTGTCCTTGAGGTTGAGCGCCTGGGCGCGGCCCTGGTTGCCGAAGCCGATGATCGCCACGCGCTTGCCGTCGAGAACGGTGGCGTCGATGTCGGCGTCGCGGATCATGTGCATGGGGAATTTGCCTAGGCCGATCGCTTCAGCAGTTCCAGCGCGCGCTCGTCGAGCACGTCGGTGAAGCGTGGCCAGTCGGCGGGCGGCTGATGCGCGAACCAGGTATATTGCCGCTTGGCGTAGCGCCGGGTCGCCTGCTGGCCCGCGGCGACCGCCTGATCGCGCGATAGCTCTTTCCGCAGGAATGCCGCGATCTCGGACACGCCGATTGCACGCATCACCGGCAAATTGGGATTCAGGTCGCGGGCGAGCAGTCGTTCGACCTCTTCGACGGCGCCCCCGTCGAACATTGCGGCGAAGCGCTCATCGCAGCGCGCATAAAGCCAGTCGCGGGGGGGAGGAGGATCAGCGGCCGAAGCTCGACGTCCTTGCCGATTCCGCCGGTACGCTCGCCCTGCCATGCGCGCAGGGTCCGGCCGGTCGACAGCACGACCTCCAACGCGCGCGCGATGCGGGTCTTGTCCGCGGGCTTCAGGCGCGCCGCGGCTTCCGGATCATGTTGCGCCAGCTTCACGCCCGCTTCTTCCGTCGGCATCTCTCGAACCGACTGGCGCACCGCGGGATCGATCGCGGGCACGGGCGCAATGCCGTCAAGCAAGGTGCGCAGATAAAGCCCAGTCCCACCGACCATGATCGGCAGCCGTCCCCTATCATGGATGCCGGCGATCTCACTTCGGGCCATGTCCGCCCAGTCCGCGGCGGAGCAGGGCAGGGCGCCGTCGCGCACGCCGTAGAGGCGATGCTCCGCCCGCGATCGGTCCCGGTCGGTCGGTGCGGCGCTCAGGACGGGCAAGTCGCGGTAAATTTGTGCGCTGTCGGCGTTGACGATCACGCCGTCATTTTGTTCTGCAAGGGCAAGTGCCAGTGCCGACTTGCCGCTGGCGGTGGACCCGGCAATGACGGCCAACGGAGGTTTTGAGGACGGCATGGCGATTGCGACGCTGATAGCAGCAGGACGGCTCAATGACAGGCTTGTGGATCGCGCGCTGGCGCAGCTGCGTGAAGTCGATCCCAAAGCGCGTTTCCTGCAATGGATCGACGAGGGCGACGCCGTCGATCTCCAGGTCGACACGCCGACGAACGCCGCGCGCTGGGCGCTCGACGGGCTCCCCGAAGTCGACGTTGTCGTCCAGCCTGAGGAACATCGCTTCAAGCGCCTGCTCGTCGCCGACATGGATTCGACCATGGTCGGGCAGGAATGCCTCGACGAACTTGCCGACTTCGCCGGCCTGAAGCGGGAGATCGCCGAGATCACAGAGCGTGCGATGCAGGGCAAACTCGACTTCAAGGCCGCCCTGCGCGAGCGCGTGGCGATGCTTTCCGGGCTCGATGAAGGCGCGATCCGCCAGTGCCTTGCCGAGCGCGTGGTGCCCAATCCCGGGGCGGCGACCCTGGTGCGCACCATGCGCGTCGGTGGCGCGCATTGCATCCTGGTCACCGGCGGCTTCGTGTCGTTCGCCGAGCCTATTGCCAAAATGCTCGGCTTCAACGCCATCCGTGCCAATCGCCTATTGTTCGACGGCAGCCAGCTCAGCGGCTCGGTCGAGGATCCGATCGTCGACGCGCAGGCCAAGCTTGATGCCTTGGTCGAGGCGCGCGGCGAGCTCGGGCTCGATCGCGACCAGGTCCTTGCGATCGGCGATGGCGCCAACGACCGTCTGATGATCCAGGAAGCCGGGCTTGGCATCGCCTACCGCCCCAAGCCGGCGCTCGCCGAAGTGGCCGATGCCTGCCTCAATCACCATGGCCTCGACGCCCTGCTGTGGGCCCAGGGGATCCGCCGCAAGGATTGGGTGAGCGGCTGATTACTTCGCCGTGACGGGGAAGCAGGCTTGGTCTTTCAAGCTGTTGCACGCCGCCTGCGCCGCGGCGCGGCTGGGGTAGGGGCCGACCTGCAGGCGCGTGACCGGACCTGCGGCAACATAGAATGGCGCCCGGCCCGGCAGCGCGCCCGCGACCTTGCGATAGAGCGCTTCCGCCGCACCGCGCTGGGAGAAAGCGCCGAGCTGGATGCGCCACGCACCGCCTGCCGTGGGTGTGGGTGACGGTGCTGCCGGTGCCGCGGCTTGCGTCGGCGGCTTGGCCGCGGATTTCGCTTTGACCGCGGTTGACGGTGGCGGCGCGGCCTTGGCCTTGGCGATGGCCAGCGTCACCGCCTTCTTGCGTTGGTCGAGGGGCAAGATCTGGTCGAGCTCGGCCAGCGTCGCTTTCGCTGGTGGAAGTCCCTGCGCCGCGGCGCGGCTGACGTAGGCGTAGCCCAGCACCGGGTCGCGCGGCAGGCTGTCGCCGTTGAACAGCGCCGTGCCGTAGATCAGCATTGCGCGCGCATCGCCGCGCTCCGCCGCCTGGCCGAGCCAGCGCAGCCCGGAAACCTGGTTGCCGTTCTGGAACAGCATCAGCCCAAGCGTCGTCTGCGCGTCGAGATGCCCCTTGCGGGCCGCGCGCTCGAGCCAGGTTTGGGCCGCGGCGAGGTTGATCGTCACGCCCCGGCCAAGGCGATAGGCTTGCCCGAGATTGAACGCGGCATCGAGGTCGCCCTTTTCCGCAAGCGGCCGCCAGATATCCACCGCCGCCGCGTAGTCGGCTTTTTGCCAGGCATCGATCCCGGCTTTCACGGACTGCGCCGCCAGGGGCGCAGTGGGAATCGTCATTGCCGCCGCGGCTGCCAGACACAGGAAACGCATGTCCATTCTCACCTTGGCCCAAGCCTAGCGCACGGGAACGCCGGGCGAAATACAACCTGGCATCGTTAACCAGATTTTAGATGCTTCGGTGCCACTCCGATGCCTGAACATGCGTCATTGGGCGAGGGGAAGAGCATGCGCGTCTTGGCTATGGCATCGCAGAAGGGCGGATCGGGAAAAACGACCCTGTCCGGCCATCTTGCGGTGCAGGCGCAGCTGGCAGGGGCGGGTCCTGTCTGCCTGATCGACATCGATCCGCAAGGCAGCCTGGCCGATTGGTGGAACGAACGCGATGCCGAAATGCCGGCCTTCGCGCAGACCACCGTTGCCCGGCTCGCTTCCGACCTTGAGGTTCTTCGCCAGCAGGGCTTCCGCCTTGCCGTCATCGACACCCCGCCGGCCATCACCATGGCGATCCAAAGCGTCATTGCCGTTGCCGAGCTGATCGTCATTCCGACCCGCCCCAGCCCGCACGACCTGCGCGCCGTCGGCGCCACGGTCGATTTGTGCGACCGCGCCGGGAAGCCCTTGATCTTCGTCGTCAACGCGGCGACGCCCAAGGCCAAGATCACTTACGAAGCCGCTGTCGCACTGTCGCAGCACGGCACCGTGGCCCCGGTCACGCTTCATCATCGCACCGATTTCGCCGCTTCGATGATCGATGGGCGCACGGTGATGGAAATCGATCCCAACGGCCGCTCCGCCAAGGAAGTGGTCGAGCTGTGGGATTATATTTCCGACCGTCTCGAAAAGAATTTCCGCCGGACGGTGTTCGCGGCGCCGGGTGCGGCGCCGGGGATCAGCCCGGCCAGTCCGCGTCCGGTCGGTGGCTTCGGCCGCCGCGTCGTGGGTCAGTAAGGGGGCCCCCTCGTGAGCGAACCCAAACCCTTCGCCTCCCTTTCTTCGGGCCTCCTGGCTCGCAAGGGTGCGGCGCGCCCGGCGATGAAGCCTCAGGGCTTCGGCCAGATGGGCGGCGGCAATCTCGAGGATCTCGGCTGGAACGACATGGGCTTCGAACCGCCCAAGCCGGCGGTGGTGCCGATCCGCGACGAGGATCATGACGCCTTCGGTCAGGAGATCGAGGATCAGCCGCGCGTCCATTCCACGGGGCTGACGCCGGTGCAGTCGCCGGTGC
The sequence above is drawn from the Sphingomonas lutea genome and encodes:
- the ppa gene encoding inorganic diphosphatase translates to MNIDLIPVGDDPPNSVNVIIEVPVGGEPVKYEFDKASGALFVDRILHTPMRYPANYGFIPHTLSLDGDPIDALVIARSPFVPGCVVRARPIGVLNLEDEHGGDEKLICVPVDSTFPYYSDIGEQKDLPSIILQQIEHFFTHYKDLEEEKWVRVGRWGDADEARRLLTEAIARAKANPSHGG
- the serB gene encoding phosphoserine phosphatase SerB; the encoded protein is MTANGGFEDGMAIATLIAAGRLNDRLVDRALAQLREVDPKARFLQWIDEGDAVDLQVDTPTNAARWALDGLPEVDVVVQPEEHRFKRLLVADMDSTMVGQECLDELADFAGLKREIAEITERAMQGKLDFKAALRERVAMLSGLDEGAIRQCLAERVVPNPGAATLVRTMRVGGAHCILVTGGFVSFAEPIAKMLGFNAIRANRLLFDGSQLSGSVEDPIVDAQAKLDALVEARGELGLDRDQVLAIGDGANDRLMIQEAGLGIAYRPKPALAEVADACLNHHGLDALLWAQGIRRKDWVSG
- the ilvC gene encoding ketol-acid reductoisomerase → MHMIRDADIDATVLDGKRVAIIGFGNQGRAQALNLKDSGINVVVGLRPSSLNAAVAETLGLEVELVDEAVASADIVMLLAPDEIHGELYRAIEPRLRQGAALGFSHGLSIRFGFVKPRGDLDIFLVAPKGPGTALRSLYKDGRGMIALWAVPENARPKARKIALAYGRAIGCGRAGLIHSTFAEEAEADLFNEQAVVWGAVPELLVAGFETLVEGGVKPEIAYLECVGELKLLADLIEARGIAGMREAISNTAELGATLGGRRIIDEGVRTRMRDVLGEVRAGKFADALQEEELAAYPRLKAARRDARETPIEAAYRKLSAKPD
- a CDS encoding ParA family protein, with protein sequence MRVLAMASQKGGSGKTTLSGHLAVQAQLAGAGPVCLIDIDPQGSLADWWNERDAEMPAFAQTTVARLASDLEVLRQQGFRLAVIDTPPAITMAIQSVIAVAELIVIPTRPSPHDLRAVGATVDLCDRAGKPLIFVVNAATPKAKITYEAAVALSQHGTVAPVTLHHRTDFAASMIDGRTVMEIDPNGRSAKEVVELWDYISDRLEKNFRRTVFAAPGAAPGISPASPRPVGGFGRRVVGQ
- a CDS encoding SPOR domain-containing protein; the encoded protein is MRFLCLAAAAAMTIPTAPLAAQSVKAGIDAWQKADYAAAVDIWRPLAEKGDLDAAFNLGQAYRLGRGVTINLAAAQTWLERAARKGHLDAQTTLGLMLFQNGNQVSGLRWLGQAAERGDARAMLIYGTALFNGDSLPRDPVLGYAYVSRAAAQGLPPAKATLAELDQILPLDQRKKAVTLAIAKAKAAPPPSTAVKAKSAAKPPTQAAAPAAPSPTPTAGGAWRIQLGAFSQRGAAEALYRKVAGALPGRAPFYVAAGPVTRLQVGPYPSRAAAQAACNSLKDQACFPVTAK